The nucleotide window CCGCGGGGTGCCACACTGGCGGGGTGCACTACTGGCCCGTTCCCGACCTCGCCGCGTATTTCGGCGGCGCGTGGCACCTGGACCGCGAGATCCGCACGACCGGCGGCGAACCCGCGGGCGAGGTGACCGGCACCGCCACCTTCACCGAGTCCGAGGCCGGCGTGCTCGTCTACCACGAGGAGGGCGAGCTGCGGCTCGGCGGCCACACCGGGCCGGTCACGCGGACCCTGCACTACCGCCCGGCCGGCCCCGGCCGCGCCGCGGTCCACTTCGACCACGGCGGCTTCTTCCACGACCTCGACCTGCGCGAAGGCCGCTGGACGGCGGACCACCCCTGCCGCGCCGACCACTACCGCGGCGAGTACCGCGTGACCGGCGCCGCGCGCTGGCAGCAGGAGTGGGCGGTGCGCGGGCCGGCGAAAGACCACGTGATCGTCAGCCGGTTCAGCCGTTAGACGATGCCGCCGTTGGCGCGCAGCACCTGGCCGTTCACCCAGCGCGCCGGTCCGGCGAGGAAGGCGACGACCTCGGCGATGTCCTCGGGCTCGCCGAGCCGTTCGAGCGGCGGCTGCTTGGCCATCCGGGCGATGGTCTCGTCGTCCTTGCCGTCGAGGAACAGCGCGGTCGCGGTCGGGCCGGGCGCGACGGTGTTGACCGTGATGTCGCGGCCGCGCAGCTCGCGCGCCAGGATCATGGTGATCGCCTCGACCGCGCCCTTCGTCGCGTTGTAGATCCCGTAGCCGGGCAGGTTCAGCCCGAGCACCGACGTCGAGGTGGTGATCACCGCGCCGCCGTCGCGCACCCGCCGCGCGGCCTGCTGGGCCACCGCGAACGTGCCGCGGATGTTGGTGCGGTGCACCCGGTCGAGGACGTCGAAGTCGGTGTCGGCGATCGGGGTCGGCGGGCTCATCACACCGGCCAGGTGGGCGACGACGTCGACGCCGCCGTAGGTGCGTTCCGCGGTGTCGAACAGCTCCGCCACCGCGGCCGGGTCGGCCACGTCGGCGCGGACCGCGATCGCCCGGCCACCGCGCGCGGTGATGGTCTCGACGGCGGCCGTGGCCTCCTTTTCGTTGCCCGCGTAGTTGACGACGACCGCCATCCCGTCGGCGGCCAGGCGCTCGGCGACCTGGCGGCCGATGCCGCGGGAGCCGCCGGTGACGATCGCGACACGGGACACAGCTGGGGTGCTCATCGATTCCTTCTTCCGTAACGCTGCTTCGCTCGGTCTGTTATCGACGATACCACTCCCGTGGTAACGCTGCTACCCGCGCGCTGTCACCGTCGTCACCCTCCCCGTGGCGGGGCGGAGGCATCCGGCCGTATCGACGCGGCCGGACGGCCGAATCCCGAGGTCAGGCGCCCCGTGCCCGTTTTCGGCCGCGGTAATCCGGGAACACCGATCGCAGCGGGGGCTTGACATCCTTGAAGGAGTTTGAGCGATGCCCACATGGCTGATCGTGTTGATCGTCGTCGTGGCCGTCGCGGTGCTCGGCGCCGTGATCTGGCTGGTGACACAGGAAATGCAGCGAAAACGGCTGCAGCAGCGGTTCGGTCCCGAGTACGACCGCACGGTCGCGGAGAAGGACAGCCCTCGGGCCGCGCAACGCGAGCTCGCCGAGCGCGAACGCCGGCACAAGGAGCTCGACATCCGGCCGCTTTCGGCGTCGGCGCGCGAACGCTACGCCCGGGAATGGGCGCAGGTGCAGGAAAAGTTCGTCGACCAGCCGTCCGACGCGGTCGCCGACGCCGAGCAGCTGCTGAACTCGCTGATGGCCGAACGCGGCTACCCGACCGAGGACTACGAGCAGCAGGTGGCCGACCTTTCCGTGCGGCACGCCAAGACCCTCGAGCACTACCGCGCCGCGCACACCACGCAGCAGAAGCGCGACGGAGCGTCCACTGAGGACCTGCGCGACGCGATGGTGCGCTACCGCACCGTGTTCGAGGACCTGCTGACCGACGGCGCCGACGACGAGCGGCACCACGACCGCGACCACGACCACGACCATGGCCGCCACGACCGCCGGAACGGCCACGGCCACGACCACGACCGCGCCGACCGGCGCGAGACCGAGCGCCAGGCGTCCGCGAGCCCGCGGACCGAGTCGAATGGAGGACGTTGACCATGACCGATCACCTGACGCGGCACGACGCCGAGGACGAGCGTGACCTGACCGGGCGCGAGGGCGTCCACGAGGGCTACTCCGGCGACAGCGCCACCGAGGTCCCCGGCCAGGACCGGGCCGACTTCCGCGAGCCGGGCACGGACGGCGACCAGAACCTGAGCACCGCCGACCTGGCCTCGGCGGGGCGGCACGACGCCGGCGACACCCCGGACGAGTCGGGCGGCGACGTGGAATCGCCCGCCGAATCCGGCGGCGACGTGGAAACCCCGGCCGCGTCGGGCGGCGACGTCGAGACGCCGCCGCTGATCGACGAGGAGAAGGTCACCGGGTTCCGCGACCGCTGGCAGAACGTCCAGACCGGCTTCGTCGACGACCCCAAGCAGGCTGTCCAGCAGGCCGACGAGCTCGTCGCCGCCGTGATCAGCGCGCTGGCCACCACCTTCGCCGAGCACAAGAGCGAGCTGGAATCCCAGTGGCAGCAGGGTGAACCGGCCACCGAGGAGCTGCGGATCGCGCTGCGCCGCTACCGCTCGTTCTTCGACCAGCTGCTGCCGCGGTAGCGGGTACCGTTTGCCCGCGGGCATGATCGGGTAGTCCGGCCGGGAAACGGTGCCGGCAACCGGGAGGCAGCCGAATGAACGTGGCCGATCTGCTCGTCGACGGGTTCGGCCGGGTCCAGGGCACGGTGCACGCGGCGGTCGAGGGACTGACCGCGAAGCAGCTCGGGACCCGGCCGGACGGCGAAGCCAACTCGATCGCCTGGCTGGTGTGGCACCTGGCCCGGGTCCAGGACGACCACGTCGCCGACGTGGCCGGGACCGAGCAGGTGTGGACCGGTCAGGACTGGCTTTCCCGGTTCGGCCTCCCGTTCCCGGCCGGTGACACCGGCTACGGCCACCGCCCGGCCGACGTCGAGGCGGTCCGCGTCGACGAACCGGACCTCCTCACCGGCTACTACGACGCCGTGCACGAGCAGACCGTCCGCTACGTCACCGGGCTGGACGGGCCCGCCCTCGACCGGATCGTCGACGAGGCCTGGGACCCGCCGGTGTCACTGGGCGTCCGCCTGATCAGCGTCCTCGACGACGACATCCAGCACGCCGGGCAGGCGATGTACGTGCGCGGCCTGCTGGAACGTCAGTCCGCGTAGTCACCTCCGCTGTGGTCGGCGAGGCGCCGCGGCCCCGGGCCGTCGGCGCCGAGCCGGTCGGCCGGGTTGGCCAGCCGGCACCGGTCCAGGGACATGCAGCCACAGCCGATGCAGTTGTCCAGCTGGTCGCGCAGCTGCTCCAGCTGCCGGATCCGCGCGTTGAGGTCGTCCTGCCAGCACCGGGAGATCCGGGCCCAGTCGGCGCGGGTCGGCGTCCGGTCCTCGGGCAGCAGGGCCAGCACTTCCCGGATCCTCGCCAGCGGCACGCCGACCCGCTGGGACATCCGGACGAACGTCACGCGCCGCAGCGTGTCCCGGCGGTAGCGCCGCTGGTTGCCCGCGGTGCGGCGGCTGTGGATGAGGCCTTCGTCCTCGTAGAAGCGCAGCGCCGACGCGGGGACCCCGCTGCGCCGGGAAAGTTCGCCGACCGTCAGGTCGGGCAACGGCCGGACCGGGGCGTTCACCATGGTCGACACCCAATCACAGCGGCACGCTTGACTTCAAGTGAACTTGAAGTCTCATCCTGGTGCGGACAGCGAGAACGCCTACGTGTGCAGGAGGAAGCGTGCCGGAAACACCGGTCCGGGTAGCGGTGATCGTGGGAAGTGTCCGGGAAGGACGGTTCGGGCCGGTGGTGGCGGACTGGCTGGCCGGCGTCGCGGGCGCCCACGGCGGCTTCGAACCCGACGTCGTCGACCTCGCCGATGCCGAGCTGCCCCTGGCCATGCCGGCCTTCGGCGCCGAGCCTCCGGCGAAGGTCGTCGCCGAGGTCGCGAAGGTGGCGCCGCGGCTCGAAGCCGCCGACGCGTTCGTCGTGGTCACCCCGGAGTACAACCACAGCTATCCGGCGTCGCTCAAGAACGCCATCGACTGGCACCGGCCCGAGTGGCAGGCCAAGCCGGTCGCTTTCGTTTCCTACGGCGGGATTTCCGGCGGCCTGCGCGCGGTCGAGCACCTGCGCGCGGTTTTCGCGGAGCTCCACGCCGTGACCATCCGCGAGACGGTCAGCTTCCACGGCGCCCAGATGCGGTTCACCGACGAGGGCGTGCCGACCGACGCCGGCGCGGAAGTCGCGGCCAAGGCGATGCTCGACCAGCTGGGCTGGTGGGCGCGGTCGCTGACCGACGCCAGGGCGGCGCGGCCCTACCCCGGCTGAGGCGGCTTGCCGTCATGTCGACACTCCTCGCTCACGCCTGGCACGTCTGGTACGGCAGCCGGACGTCCGGCCCGGCGAGGTCGATGGTGCCGTCGACGGCGTACCTGCCCTGGGCGGCCAGTGCCGCGAACGCGGTGCAAACCAGCTGGCTGATCCCGACGCCGGTCAGCGGCCGCAGCGGGAACGGGACGGTGATCGTCGCCGGCGAGCCGGGGGTCAGGGCGATCGTGCCGGAGGGGCCGGGGAGCGCCGTCGTGTACCCGCCCTCCCGCTCGTCGACGGACGGTCCGTCCAGCAGCATCGTCAGCGCGGACTCGACACCCACCACCCCGGCGGACGGCCGCACCACCGGGGCCACCCGGTCGGCGAGGACGAAGTAGAGGATCAGGTCGGTGCCGCGGCCCGCGGTCGCCGGGCTCCGCAGCGTCGGGGCCGGGCCGGCCGCGACCACCGGCGTCGGCTTGACCCCGCACGCGCTCACCAGCAGCAGGACCGCGAGGACGGCGAGTTTCTTCACCACGCCTCCCGGGGCAGCCGCAGCTCGAACCGGGCGCCGGTGCCGGTGTTGGCCGCGACGATGTCGCCGCCGTGCAGCCGGGCGTTCTCCCGGGCGATCGACAGCCCGAGGCCGCTGCCCTCGGACCGGGCGCGGGCGGTGTCGGCCTTGGTGAAGCGGTCGAAGACCTTCGGCAGCACGTCGGCGGGGATGCCCGGCCCGTGGTCGGTGACGGTCAGCACGACGTCACCGCGCTCCGGCCGCAGCACCACTTCGACCGGCGGCGCGCCGTGCCGCAGCGCGTTGCCGACCAGGTTCGCCACGACGATGTCGAGCCGCCGCCGGTCGAGCGAGGCGGTGATCCCCGGCGGCAGGTCGGTGACCAGGTCGGTTCCGGCTTCCCAGCCCCGCGCGGCGAGGGTGTCGGTGATCGCCGTGGCGACGTCCAGCCGCTCCCGGCGCAGTTCCGCGCGTCCGGCGTCGAACCGGGAGATCTCGATCAGGTCCTGCACCAGCCGGGTGAGCCGCCGCGTCTCGGCCGACACGAGCCGGGCCGCGACGGCGGTGTCCGGCGGCAGCTGCTCGGCGTCTTCGTCGAGGACGTCGGTCACCGCGTTCATCGCGGCGAGGGGCGTGCGCAGCTCGTGGGAGACGTCGGCGACGAACCGCCGCGCGTCGGCTTCCATCGCGCGCAGGGAGCCCACCGTGCGCTCCAGCTCGGCGGCGGTGTGGTTGAACGTGGTGACCAGCTGCGCGAGCTCGTCGGACCCCTTCGCGCGCAACCGCACGTCCAGCCGTCCGCGGCCGAGCTGGCTCGCCGCCGTGTTCAGCGCGCGCACCGGCCGCAGCACCTGCCGGGCCGCGAGCAGCGCGACCCCGACCGCGATCGGCAGGGCGAGCGCGGAGAACAACCAGGCGTAGCGGGCCAGCTCGTCGATCGCCTCCTGCTGGTCGGTCAGCCGCGCCATCGCGTAGACCTCGAGGCCGCTGGGCCGCCCCTGGGCGGTCTGCACCGGGACGCCGACGAAGAACAAGGGGAAGCCCGCGACGTCGACGCGCTGGAACTGGATGTTGGTGCTGGTGGCCACGGCTTGGCGCAGGTCGCCCGGCACGTCGTCGATCGAGAGGGCCGAGGACGAGCGCAGGTCCCGGTAGACGACGAGCGCGTTGCTGGACTTGAGCGCCGTCGCGAAGGCGTCGAGCCCGGCCTGGGTCGGCGGCAGCGACAGGGTGGGCAGGTACGCGGCGATCTGGTCCCGCAGCTTCAGCATCGTCTGGTCCTGGATGCCTTCCAGGATGGCCCGGCGCGCGTACACGTAACTCGCGCCCGCCGCGGTGGTGGCGCCGAGGATCATGATGACCGCGAAGGCGGCGACCAGCCGCGGCCGCAGCCCGGCGAGCCACGACCACGGCCGCGGAGCCGTCACGACCGGCCGAACCGGTAGCCGAACCCCCGGACCGTCTGCACGTACTCGGGCTTCGCCGGGACGTCCTCGATCTTCGCGCGCAGCCGCTGCACGCAGGCGTCGACGAGCCGCGAGTCGCCGAGGTAGTCGTGGTCCCAGACGGCGGACAGGATCTGCTGGCGGCTGTACACCTGCCCGGGCGTGCGCGAGAGCTCCAGCAGCAGCTTCAGCTCGGTCGGGGTCAGCGACACCGGCGCGCCGTGCTTGGTGACCTCGAGCGCGGCCCGGTCGATCACCAGGTCGCCGTGGCGTTCCTCGACGGTGGCCTGCTCACCCGGCCGGTCGGCGACCGTGCGGCGCAGGACCGCCCGGATCCGCGCGTCCAGCACCCGCGGCTCGACGGGCTTGGCGACATAGTCGTCCGCGCCCGCCTCGAGCCCGGCCACGACGTCGAAGTCGTCACTGCGCGCGGTGAGCATGATGATCGGCACCGGTCCGGAAGCCCGCATCCGGCGGCAGGTCTCGAAGCCGTCCATGCCGGGCAGCATCAGGTCGAGCACGACGATGTCGGGCCGGTGCTGCACGAGCACCTCGATGCCGAGCTCGCCCGATTCCGCGGTGCGCACCACGTGTCCCTGCCGGCGCAGGGCCAGCTGCAGTCCTTCCCGCACCGCCGCGTCGTCCTCAACCACCAGTACCTCGGCCACGGCGCCATTATTCGGAAAAGCGCACGTCATGGCGACCCGGGCGGATCTTGTAGCAAAACCATGACATCACGCTGACGGGATCCCGAAATGCGCGTTCCAGACTCGGGGACATGGCAGTGATCCTCTCCGACGCACCCTC belongs to Amycolatopsis tolypomycina and includes:
- a CDS encoding mycothiol transferase, coding for MNVADLLVDGFGRVQGTVHAAVEGLTAKQLGTRPDGEANSIAWLVWHLARVQDDHVADVAGTEQVWTGQDWLSRFGLPFPAGDTGYGHRPADVEAVRVDEPDLLTGYYDAVHEQTVRYVTGLDGPALDRIVDEAWDPPVSLGVRLISVLDDDIQHAGQAMYVRGLLERQSA
- a CDS encoding DUF6314 family protein, coding for MHYWPVPDLAAYFGGAWHLDREIRTTGGEPAGEVTGTATFTESEAGVLVYHEEGELRLGGHTGPVTRTLHYRPAGPGRAAVHFDHGGFFHDLDLREGRWTADHPCRADHYRGEYRVTGAARWQQEWAVRGPAKDHVIVSRFSR
- the soxR gene encoding redox-sensitive transcriptional activator SoxR — encoded protein: MVNAPVRPLPDLTVGELSRRSGVPASALRFYEDEGLIHSRRTAGNQRRYRRDTLRRVTFVRMSQRVGVPLARIREVLALLPEDRTPTRADWARISRCWQDDLNARIRQLEQLRDQLDNCIGCGCMSLDRCRLANPADRLGADGPGPRRLADHSGGDYAD
- a CDS encoding NADPH-dependent FMN reductase: MPETPVRVAVIVGSVREGRFGPVVADWLAGVAGAHGGFEPDVVDLADAELPLAMPAFGAEPPAKVVAEVAKVAPRLEAADAFVVVTPEYNHSYPASLKNAIDWHRPEWQAKPVAFVSYGGISGGLRAVEHLRAVFAELHAVTIRETVSFHGAQMRFTDEGVPTDAGAEVAAKAMLDQLGWWARSLTDARAARPYPG
- a CDS encoding SDR family oxidoreductase, yielding MSTPAVSRVAIVTGGSRGIGRQVAERLAADGMAVVVNYAGNEKEATAAVETITARGGRAIAVRADVADPAAVAELFDTAERTYGGVDVVAHLAGVMSPPTPIADTDFDVLDRVHRTNIRGTFAVAQQAARRVRDGGAVITTSTSVLGLNLPGYGIYNATKGAVEAITMILARELRGRDITVNTVAPGPTATALFLDGKDDETIARMAKQPPLERLGEPEDIAEVVAFLAGPARWVNGQVLRANGGIV
- a CDS encoding sensor histidine kinase, coding for MTAPRPWSWLAGLRPRLVAAFAVIMILGATTAAGASYVYARRAILEGIQDQTMLKLRDQIAAYLPTLSLPPTQAGLDAFATALKSSNALVVYRDLRSSSALSIDDVPGDLRQAVATSTNIQFQRVDVAGFPLFFVGVPVQTAQGRPSGLEVYAMARLTDQQEAIDELARYAWLFSALALPIAVGVALLAARQVLRPVRALNTAASQLGRGRLDVRLRAKGSDELAQLVTTFNHTAAELERTVGSLRAMEADARRFVADVSHELRTPLAAMNAVTDVLDEDAEQLPPDTAVAARLVSAETRRLTRLVQDLIEISRFDAGRAELRRERLDVATAITDTLAARGWEAGTDLVTDLPPGITASLDRRRLDIVVANLVGNALRHGAPPVEVVLRPERGDVVLTVTDHGPGIPADVLPKVFDRFTKADTARARSEGSGLGLSIARENARLHGGDIVAANTGTGARFELRLPREAW
- a CDS encoding response regulator transcription factor; the encoded protein is MAEVLVVEDDAAVREGLQLALRRQGHVVRTAESGELGIEVLVQHRPDIVVLDLMLPGMDGFETCRRMRASGPVPIIMLTARSDDFDVVAGLEAGADDYVAKPVEPRVLDARIRAVLRRTVADRPGEQATVEERHGDLVIDRAALEVTKHGAPVSLTPTELKLLLELSRTPGQVYSRQQILSAVWDHDYLGDSRLVDACVQRLRAKIEDVPAKPEYVQTVRGFGYRFGRS